A portion of the Cryptomeria japonica chromosome 5, Sugi_1.0, whole genome shotgun sequence genome contains these proteins:
- the LOC131075153 gene encoding L-type lectin-domain containing receptor kinase IX.1-like yields the protein MANNSAWTFFHFFSLIVTLFSYMACAGNISFSFPPPTDIKLGFDAYFHWDELQLTTADAMDDFAWSAGWAIYNKPVPLWDKSSGALASFTAHFQFAMENLSDISSFTVSKASDSSTGVGSCDGEGLTFFIAPLHYEPPKDASGKWLGLFDQTRDGNSSNCIVAVEFDTFMEEYDPDDNHVGIDVNSVISVANISLSSEGRFKNNTLCNGEAWDAWVDYDGLTMEIKVFLLYNYGDDVSKPRSPILIYPIDLRDYVPEKVRVGLSASTGISAETHTIYAWKFSSAFLGEISPALPPSNVPTYPVSSNLKPPTMIPYESPQKSSKKPSHVKVILISSSVCFLVICFLLFIGKIWYFNHRETRREYEGEEGNIELDEQFAQGPRKFSYAQLSAATCNFSEDELLGGGGFGSVYRGTLPVTNEAVAVKRISQESKQGKKEYITEVIIISKLRHRNLVRLLGWCHEQGELLLVYEFLPNGSLDKYLFDENKVCLNWDARYNIACGLASALIYLHEEWDQCVVHRDVKASNVLLDSYFNAKLGDFGLARLVESGHAASRTTVVAGTRGYLAPEYIESGKASPESDVYSFGALALEISCGRQPIDYTLHEHRCRLVAWVWDLHGQGNLLDAADQKLKGNFNSKQMEVVMLVGLLCSHPDPKARPTMTEVLKILKFDTELPYVPRNLPVAVYSDGLTSHAESSSSEMLSTSNSLSSRSPASVRSKGKNSAHLRGELKPHYSVQT from the coding sequence ATGGCAAATAACTCTGCTTGGACGTTTTTCCATTTCTTCTCCTTGATCGTCACTCTGTTTTCTTATATGGCATGCGCAGGCAACATTAGCTTTTCTTTCCCTCCCCCAACAGATATCAAGTTAGGTTTTGATGCTTACTTTCATTGGGATGAATTACAACTTACCACAGCTGACGCCATGGATGACTTTGCATGGAGCGCAGGCTGGGCTATTTACAATAAACCGGTTCCTCTATGGGACAAGTCATCTGGAGCCCTCGCAAGTTTTACAGCACATTTTCAGTTTGCTATGGAGAACCTCAGCGATATTTCATCTTTCACTGTCAGTAAAGCCAGCGACAGCTCAACAGGAGTGGGGTCATGCGACGGGGAGGGTCTCACTTTCTTCATTGCCCCTCTGCACTATGAACCGCCAAAGGATGCTAGTGGCAAATGGCTGGGCCTCTTTGACCAAACTAGAGATGGGAACTCATCGAATTGCATAGTGGCCGTCGAGTTCGACACATTCATGGAAGAATATGACCCTGATGATAACCATGTGGGAATAGACGTCAATTCAGTCATTTCCGTGGCAAACATTTCACTCAGCTCCGAAGGCCGTTTCAAGAACAATACTCTCTGCAATGGAGAAGCTTGGGACGCCTGGGTGGATTACGATGGGCTCACAATGGAGATAAAGGTATTTCTTCTATATAACTATGGTGATGATGTTTCTAAACCCAGAAGCCCAATATTGATTTATCCCATAGATCTGCGTGACTATGTACCAGAAAAGGTCAGGGTTGGTCTCTCTGCATCCACTGGAATTTCAGCCGAAACCCATACAATCTATGCTTGGAAATTTTCTTCTGCATTCTTGGGTGAAATATCTCCTGCTCTCCCTCCCAGTAACGTTCCCACATATCCAGTTTCCTCCAATCTAAAACCTCCAACCATGATTCCTTATGAAAGCCCACAAAAGAGTAGCAAGAAACCTTCTCATGTAAAAGTTATCTTGATATCGTCCTCCGTCTGTTTCCTGGTTATCTGCTTTCTGTTGTTTATTGGCAAGATATGGTATTTCAATCACAGAGAAACGAGGCGGGAATACGAGGGTGAAGAGGGAAACATAGAGCTAGACGAACAGTTTGCTCAAGGCCCCCGTAAGTTCTCTTATGCTCAACTAAGCGCCGCTACCTGTAACTTCAGCGAAGATGAATTGCTGGGAGGAGGCGGCTTCGGATCTGTCTACAGAGGCACCTTGCCTGTAACAAATGAGGCCGTGGCCGTAAAGAGAATATCCCAAGAATCGAAGCAGGGGAAAAAGGAGTACATTACAGAGGTTATCATAATTAGTAAGCTGAGACACCGTAACCTTGTGCGCCTCTTGGGATGGTGCCATGAACAAGGTGAGTTGCTTCTTGTCTACGAGTTCCTGCCAAATGGAAGTCTAGATAAATATCTGTTCGATGAAAATAAGGTTTGTTTGAATTGGGATGCAAGGTACAACATTGCTTGTGGCCTAGCCTCTGCTCTTATTTATCTTCATGAGGAGTGGGATCAGTGTGTTGTGCACAGAGATGTTAAGGCCAGCAATGTGTTGCTGGATTCATATTTCAATGCAAAGCTGGGGGATTTTGGTTTGGCAAGACTGGTAGAATCTGGTCATGCGGCTTCACGTACAACCGTTGTTGCAGGAACACGTGGGTATTTAGCTCCAGAGTATATAGAATCAGGAAAAGCGAGCCCAGAATCAGACGTGTATAGCTTTGGAGCTTTGGCTTTGGAAATTTCCTGCGGAAGGCAACCCATTGACTACACTTTGCATGAACATAGATGTAGACTGGTAGCCTGGGTTTGGGATTTGCATGGACAAGGGAACCTTTTGGATGCGGCAGACCAAAAGCTTAAAGGAAATTTCAATAGTAAGCAAATGGAGGTGGTGATGCTGGTGGGATTGTTGTGCTCCCATCCAGACCCAAAAGCGAGACCCACGATGACAGAAGTGTTGAAGATATTGAAATTTGATACTGAATTGCCATATGTTCCCCGAAATTTGCCTGTAGCTGTGTATAGCGACGGTCTTACTTCTCATGCGGAGTCATCGTCGTCTGAAATGCTTTCGACATCGAACTCTCTCTCCTCTCGTTCTCCTGCTTCTGTAAGAAGCAAAGGTAAAAATTCCGCTCATCTCAGAGGTGAGCTAAAACCCCATTACTCTGTtcaaacttga